A part of Oncorhynchus kisutch isolate 150728-3 linkage group LG2, Okis_V2, whole genome shotgun sequence genomic DNA contains:
- the atf2 gene encoding cyclic AMP-dependent transcription factor ATF-2, with protein sequence MSDDKPFLCPAPGCGQRFTNEDHLAVHKHKHEMTLKFGPARDNSVIVADQTPTPTRFLKNCEEVGLFNELTSPFEHDFKKATEDDLKKMPLDLSPLATPMIIQSKIEDHSAVEAHRGSPLPHPESTTSDDKEVSLQPTSLPTSTIVHPASLQVPNVLLATSDASVVIQQALPSPTSSSVITQVPSSNRPIVPVSGTFPVLFQLPNGQTMPVAIPATIASSVHIPTAIPLVRPVTVVPNVPGIPGPPSPQAVQSEAKLKLKAVLSQQPPQVTNGDSGDVQSSAVTHNAAPALVPSPSLSPDPPLAPPEEPCPQTLQQPATSTTETPATKAHPAQHTGGRRRRATSEDPDEKRRKFLERNRAAASRCRQKRKVWVSSLEKKAEDLNSMNGQLQSEVTLLRNEVARLKQLLLAHKDCPVTAMQKKSAYHTSEKEDSCEEMSVPGSPQNEAIQHSSVSTSNGVSSSSMTPAASAPATADQSTEDDQAQRGAALSTIQTQPSGS encoded by the exons ATGAGTGATGACAAACCTTTCTTATGTCCTGCTCCTGGGTGTGGTCAG CGATTTACAAACGAAGACCACTTGGCTGTCCACAAACATAAACATGAGATGACACTCAAGTTTGGTCCAGCAAGGGACAACAGTGTCATCGTTGCTG ACCAAACACCAACACCTACACGCTTTCTGAAGAATTGTGAGGAAGTGGGACTCTTCAATGAGCTTACCAGTCCATTTGAGCATGACTTCAAAAAAGCTACTGAGGATGACCTCAAAAAG ATGCCCTTGGATCTGTCGCCTCTTGCCACACCAATGATCATACAAAGTAAAATTGAGGACCACTCGGCTGTGGAGGCACATCGGGGCAGCCCTCTGCCCCATCCGGAATCTACAACAAGTGACGATAAG GAGGTATCTTTGCAGCCGACCTCACTGCCAACCTCTACTATAGTCCATCCTGCATCCCTCCAAGTCCCAAATGTACTCCTAGCAACCTCAGACGCTAGTGTTGTTATACAGCAAGCTCTCCCATCGCCAACATCTAGCTCTGTAATTACCCAAGTCCCATCCTCTAATAGACCAATAGT tccAGTCTCTGGAACTTTTCCTGTACTCTTTCAGCTGCCTAATGGACAAACCATGCCCGTCGCAATCCCAGCAACCATCGCATCTAGTGTACATATCCCAACCGCAATTCCT CTTGTCAGACCCGTCACCGTAGTGCCTAACGTCCCTGGGATCCCTGGACCGCCCTCGCCTCAAGCCGTCCAATCAGAAGCTAAGCTG AAGCTGAAGGCAGTACTAAGCCAGCAACCTCCTCAGGTAACCAATGGAGATTCTGGTGATGTCCAGAGCAGTGCTGTGACCCACAATGCAGCCCCGGCGCTGGTCCCTTCCCCATCTCTGTCTCCTGACCCTCCCCTGGCCCCGCCTGAGGAACCCTGCCCCCAGACCCTCCAGCAGCCTGCCACCTCCACCACTGAGACGCCT GCGACTAAGGCGCACCCTGCCCAGCACACAGGGGGCCGGCGGCGCAGAGCCACCAGCGAGGACCCGGACGAGAAGAGGCGTAAGTTCCTGGAACGCAACCGAGCTGCGGCGTCCCGCTGCAGACAGAAGAGGAAGGTCTGGGTGTCTTCGCTGGAGAAGAAGGCTGAGGACCTCAACTCTATGAACGGACAACTACAG AGTGAAGTCACCCTGCTGAGAAATGAAGTGGCTCGGCTGAAGCAGCTTCTTCTGGCTCATAAAGATTGCCCTGTAACCGCCATGCAGAAGAAATCTGCCTATCACA catCTGAGAAggaagacagctgtgaggagaTGTCAGTCCCAGGCAGCCCCCAGAACGAGGCTATCCAGCACAGCTCCGTCAGCACCTCCAACGGAGTCAGCTCCTCCTCCATGACCCCTGCTGCCTCCGCCCCTGCCACAGCAGACCAGAGCACAGAGGATGACCAGGCACAGCGTGGCGCTGCCCTGTCCACCATCCAGACTCAGCCCTCAGGAAGCTGA
- the LOC109866819 gene encoding ATP synthase F(0) complex subunit C3, mitochondrial-like, with protein sequence MYACAKFVSTPALVRAGSRALYRPLSASMLSRPEVNTERNVALMPQSPFTQVALRGFQTSAVSRDIDTAAKFIGAGAATVGVAGSGAGIGTVFGSLIIGYARNPSLKQQLFSYAILGFALSEAMGLFCLMVAFLILFAM encoded by the exons ATGTACGCCTGTGCAAAGTTCGTCTCCACGCCGGCTCTG GTCCGTGCTGGCTCCCGGGCTCTTTACAGACCCCTGTCTGCCTCTATGCTGTCCAGGCCTGAGGTCAATACAGAG AGAAACGTAGCCCTCATGCCACAGAGCCCCTTCACCCAGGTAGCTCTCAGAGGCTTCCAGACCAGTGCTGTGAGCAGGGACATTGATACCGCTGCCAAATTCATTGGTGCTGGAGCCGCCACCGTCGGAGTGGCTGGATCTGGTGCTGGAATTGGAACAGTGTTCGGCAGTCTCATCATTGGATATGCCAG GAACCCATCATTGAAGCAGCAGCTCTTCTCCTACGCTATCCTGGGATTCGCCCTGTCTGAAGCTATGGGCCTATTCTGTTTGATGGTTGCTTTCTTAATCTTGTTtgctatgtaa